From Actinoplanes oblitus, a single genomic window includes:
- a CDS encoding ABC transporter permease, which produces MSTLTLAVRDSSTMLRRNLLHARRYPSLTLNLLLTPIMLLLLFVYIFGDTLGAGLGGGRAEYIAYLVPGLLLMTIGSTVIGTAVSVSTDMSEGIIARFRTMAIHRGSVLIGHVIGSVVQSVASVVLVGAVGVAIGFRSTGATVLEWLAAFGLLVLFALALTWIAVGMGLVSPTAEAASNNAMPLILLPLLSSAFVPVDAMPGWFQPIAEYQPFTPAIETLRGLLLGSGIGHNGWLAVAWCLGLAVLGYFWSTAKFNSDPR; this is translated from the coding sequence ATGAGCACTCTCACCCTCGCCGTCCGCGACTCGTCCACCATGCTGCGCCGCAACCTGCTGCACGCGCGCCGCTACCCGTCGCTCACGCTGAACCTGCTGCTCACCCCGATCATGCTGTTGCTGCTCTTCGTCTACATATTCGGCGACACCCTCGGCGCCGGCCTGGGCGGCGGCCGCGCCGAGTACATCGCCTACCTGGTGCCCGGCCTGCTGCTGATGACCATCGGCAGCACCGTGATCGGGACCGCCGTCTCCGTCTCCACCGACATGAGCGAGGGCATCATCGCCCGGTTCCGCACCATGGCCATCCACCGTGGGTCGGTGCTGATCGGCCACGTGATCGGCAGCGTCGTGCAGTCGGTGGCCAGCGTGGTCCTGGTCGGCGCGGTCGGCGTCGCCATCGGGTTCCGCTCCACCGGCGCCACGGTCCTGGAGTGGCTCGCCGCGTTCGGGCTGCTCGTGCTCTTCGCCCTGGCCCTGACCTGGATCGCGGTGGGCATGGGCCTGGTCAGCCCGACCGCCGAGGCGGCCAGCAACAACGCCATGCCGCTGATCCTGCTGCCGCTGCTGTCCAGCGCCTTCGTCCCGGTCGACGCGATGCCCGGCTGGTTCCAGCCGATCGCCGAGTACCAGCCGTTCACCCCGGCCATCGAGACCCTGCGCGGTCTGCTGCTCGGCTCCGGCATCGGCCACAACGGCTGGCTCGCCGTCGCCTGGTGCCTCGGCCTCGCCGTCCTCGGCTACTTCTGGTCCACCGCGAAGTTCAACAGCGACCCGAGGTAG
- a CDS encoding DUF4097 family beta strand repeat-containing protein, whose translation MRTGRTVLAALSLTLGALAACGEPEQTETRTYDLTGRAGAVAVSSLGGWITVTAGAGDTVHVSETLRYAGAKPSPEHRVVGSDLTFTSGCQGHRGSCGVDYHLVVPAGFRATLDSGGGAVSVTGLTGELDLTSGGGAVDGSGLGPVTARTGGGAVQLTFATAPGSVSVDSAGGDVTLRLPRDSYRVDARGDGGSTRIDVPTDGTAAHRIGVESGGGTIQVVPAA comes from the coding sequence ATGCGTACCGGCCGCACCGTTCTCGCCGCCCTGTCCCTGACGCTCGGAGCGCTCGCCGCCTGCGGCGAACCGGAGCAGACCGAGACCCGCACCTACGACCTCACCGGCCGGGCCGGCGCCGTGGCGGTCAGCAGCCTCGGCGGCTGGATCACCGTCACGGCCGGCGCCGGCGACACCGTGCACGTCTCCGAGACCCTCCGGTACGCCGGCGCGAAGCCGTCACCGGAGCACCGGGTGGTCGGCTCGGACCTCACCTTCACCTCCGGCTGCCAGGGTCACCGGGGCAGCTGCGGCGTCGATTACCACCTCGTGGTGCCGGCCGGGTTCCGGGCCACGCTGGACAGCGGGGGCGGCGCGGTCTCGGTCACCGGCCTGACCGGCGAGCTGGATCTGACCTCCGGCGGCGGCGCTGTCGACGGGAGCGGGCTCGGCCCGGTCACCGCGCGGACCGGTGGCGGCGCCGTCCAGCTCACCTTCGCCACGGCGCCCGGGTCGGTGAGCGTGGACAGTGCCGGCGGTGACGTCACGCTCCGGCTGCCGCGGGACAGCTACCGCGTCGACGCTCGCGGCGACGGCGGCTCGACCAGGATCGACGTCCCGACCGACGGCACCGCCGCACACCGGATCGGCGTCGAGTCCGGCGGCGGCACCATTCAGGTCGTCCCGGCGGCGTGA
- a CDS encoding alpha/beta hydrolase family protein gives MIARSLRILVLALVAIALTGVPAAAAPARPIPADVTTTDVIIPIKNGKPLYGTVFAPRNAAGPLPGLVLVHGSGNGKRTGVTPEAIAFARQGIAVLAYDKRPLGDPDYSLLADDVVAATGVLREQPGVRPDAVGLWGISEGGWVMPIAASRSRDIAFLVLASAPGLSPLRVQNWNMRNKLAAAGVSGALRDTLSDRFYRLADDAGLFAEASHDPRPPLAGVTQPVLAVYGTADTQVPAAESAAVLRRTVGGPLTVRFLPGAGHTLRVLDGTGMFTDALYPSYPDIVGGWVRAVGAGKVPPPRADPSPVQQATSTAVTPSAWWESWPAQLAVLAVLLVGFLSYPVVALVRRVRRRPVAVARPARLLAAVGATAVLGFVAYFVTVADSANWKGISPGPMVAGRPVFWLALQAVALITVITTAMTIHAWRTSTADRPRQSLLIVAGVLFLPWALYWGLLLP, from the coding sequence GTGATCGCACGCAGCCTTCGCATCCTGGTCCTGGCCCTCGTCGCCATCGCGCTGACCGGCGTCCCGGCCGCCGCCGCACCGGCCCGGCCGATCCCGGCCGACGTGACCACCACCGACGTCATCATTCCGATCAAAAACGGAAAACCGCTTTACGGTACGGTCTTCGCGCCCCGCAACGCGGCCGGCCCACTACCCGGACTGGTACTGGTGCACGGCTCGGGCAACGGCAAGCGGACCGGTGTCACCCCGGAGGCGATCGCCTTCGCCCGGCAGGGCATCGCCGTCCTCGCCTACGACAAACGCCCACTCGGTGACCCGGACTACTCGCTGCTCGCCGACGACGTGGTCGCCGCGACCGGCGTTCTCCGCGAGCAGCCCGGCGTGCGGCCGGACGCGGTCGGGCTGTGGGGGATCAGCGAGGGCGGCTGGGTCATGCCGATCGCCGCGAGCCGGTCCCGGGACATCGCCTTTTTGGTCCTCGCGTCCGCCCCGGGCCTGTCGCCGCTGCGGGTGCAGAACTGGAACATGCGCAACAAGCTGGCCGCCGCCGGGGTCTCCGGCGCGCTCCGGGACACGCTGTCCGACCGGTTCTACCGGCTCGCCGACGACGCCGGGTTGTTCGCCGAGGCGAGCCACGACCCGCGGCCGCCGCTGGCCGGGGTCACCCAGCCGGTGCTCGCGGTCTACGGCACCGCGGACACCCAGGTGCCGGCCGCCGAGAGCGCGGCGGTGCTGCGCCGGACCGTCGGCGGCCCGCTGACCGTCCGGTTCCTCCCGGGTGCCGGGCACACCCTGCGGGTCCTGGACGGCACCGGGATGTTCACCGACGCGCTGTACCCGTCCTATCCGGACATCGTCGGCGGCTGGGTCCGCGCGGTCGGTGCCGGCAAGGTGCCGCCGCCGCGGGCCGACCCGTCCCCGGTGCAGCAGGCGACCAGCACCGCGGTGACCCCGTCGGCGTGGTGGGAGTCCTGGCCGGCCCAGCTCGCCGTGCTGGCCGTGCTCCTGGTCGGCTTCCTGTCGTACCCGGTCGTCGCGCTCGTCCGGCGGGTCCGGCGCCGCCCGGTCGCCGTCGCCCGCCCGGCCCGGCTCCTCGCCGCCGTGGGCGCCACCGCGGTGCTCGGCTTCGTCGCCTACTTCGTCACGGTGGCCGACAGCGCCAACTGGAAAGGCATCTCACCGGGCCCGATGGTGGCCGGGCGGCCGGTGTTCTGGCTGGCCCTGCAAGCCGTCGCGCTGATCACCGTGATCACCACCGCCATGACGATCCACGCGTGGCGCACCTCGACCGCCGACCGTCCGCGCCAGAGCCTGTTGATCGTGGCCGGCGTCCTCTTCCTTCCCTGGGCCCTGTACTGGGGCCTCCTCCTTCCCTGA
- a CDS encoding response regulator, with amino-acid sequence MSIRIVVADDQELIRGAFAMILDNEPDMAVVAEAADGAEALAAVREHAPDVLVLDIRMPGMDGIEAARRLRGEPVRVLMLTTFGQDDYVYDALRAGASGFLLKDVRRAELVHAVRVVAAGESLLAPAVTTRLIETAVRGQAPAVTPWAGLDRLTPREHEALRLLGRGLTNAEMAAALVVSEHTVKTHVSSVLAKLGLRDRAQAVVAAYESGLIVAGQAPPSAE; translated from the coding sequence ATGAGCATCCGGATCGTGGTGGCGGACGACCAGGAACTGATCCGGGGCGCCTTCGCGATGATCCTCGACAACGAGCCGGACATGGCGGTCGTCGCCGAGGCCGCGGACGGCGCCGAGGCGCTCGCTGCCGTCCGCGAGCACGCCCCCGACGTGCTGGTGCTCGACATCCGGATGCCCGGGATGGACGGCATCGAGGCCGCCCGGCGCCTGCGCGGCGAACCGGTCCGCGTGCTCATGCTGACCACCTTCGGCCAGGACGACTACGTCTACGACGCGCTGCGGGCCGGCGCGAGCGGCTTCCTGCTCAAGGACGTGCGCCGCGCCGAGCTGGTGCACGCGGTCCGGGTCGTCGCCGCCGGCGAGTCGCTGCTCGCGCCGGCGGTGACCACCCGGCTGATCGAGACCGCGGTCCGCGGGCAGGCGCCGGCGGTCACCCCGTGGGCCGGCCTGGATCGGCTCACCCCGCGCGAGCACGAGGCGCTGCGCCTGCTCGGGCGCGGACTCACCAACGCCGAGATGGCGGCCGCCCTGGTGGTCAGCGAACACACCGTGAAAACGCACGTCAGCAGCGTGCTGGCCAAGCTCGGCCTGCGCGACCGGGCGCAGGCGGTGGTGGCCGCCTACGAGTCCGGCCTGATCGTCGCGGGGCAGGCGCCTCCCTCTGCGGAGTGA